A genomic window from Thiomonas arsenitoxydans includes:
- a CDS encoding DMT family transporter, with the protein MSAAQVGTPAVLRRVMPWVFVLIWSTGFIVARYGMPYAPPLKFLSLRYAFSLLVLLPLAAWLRTSWPRGGKQWLHLAVVGALLQAGYLGGVWAAVKQGIPAGTVALIVGLQPLLTAVLVSAAGQRIHARQWLGLLLGFGGLALVVLHKFDGGQLSAHNLLLSLLALCSITAGTLWQKRFVRPTSVWGALSIQLLAAMIITAPFALLETEPVVWNGQLIGALAWSVLALTVGAGALLYLLIQRGAAVQVTSLIYWVPPVTALMGWALFHETLGPTTWVGMALVAAGVIAVTRRPTTVLIQR; encoded by the coding sequence GTGAGTGCCGCACAGGTTGGCACACCTGCCGTGCTGCGTCGTGTCATGCCCTGGGTGTTCGTGCTGATCTGGAGCACCGGCTTCATCGTCGCCCGCTATGGCATGCCCTACGCCCCGCCGCTGAAATTTCTCAGCCTGCGCTATGCCTTTTCGCTTTTGGTGCTGTTGCCGCTGGCCGCATGGCTGCGCACGTCATGGCCGCGCGGCGGCAAACAATGGCTGCATCTCGCCGTGGTGGGCGCCTTGTTGCAGGCGGGCTATCTGGGCGGGGTGTGGGCGGCAGTCAAGCAGGGCATTCCGGCCGGAACGGTGGCGTTGATCGTGGGCCTGCAGCCCTTGCTCACGGCGGTGCTGGTCTCGGCCGCAGGCCAGCGCATTCATGCTCGCCAATGGCTGGGCCTGCTGCTGGGCTTTGGCGGCTTGGCGCTGGTGGTCCTGCATAAGTTCGACGGTGGACAACTGAGCGCCCACAACCTGCTGCTGTCACTGCTCGCACTGTGCAGCATCACCGCCGGAACGCTGTGGCAAAAGCGCTTTGTTCGTCCGACCTCGGTCTGGGGCGCATTGAGCATTCAACTTCTGGCGGCCATGATCATCACTGCGCCGTTTGCGCTGCTGGAGACGGAGCCCGTGGTGTGGAACGGGCAGCTCATCGGGGCCCTGGCTTGGTCGGTGCTGGCGCTGACGGTCGGGGCAGGGGCCTTGCTCTATCTGCTCATTCAGCGCGGCGCGGCGGTGCAGGTGACTAGTCTGATCTACTGGGTGCCGCCCGTCACCGCCTTGATGGGCTGGGCCTTGTTCCACGAAACGCTCGGCCCGACGACCTGGGTGGGCATGGCGCTGGTGGCCGCCGGCGTCATCGCCGTGACCCGTAGGCCTACGACGGTGTTGATCCAGCGTTGA
- a CDS encoding HU family DNA-binding protein: MNKAELIEHMANNADLNKAQAGRALDALIDAVRRTLKKGDSVSLIGFGTFAVTKRAARTGRNPRTGAAIKIKAAKIPKFRPGKGLKDAIK; the protein is encoded by the coding sequence GTGAACAAGGCAGAACTGATTGAACACATGGCCAACAACGCCGATCTCAACAAGGCTCAAGCAGGCCGCGCGCTTGACGCGCTGATCGATGCCGTGCGCCGCACCTTGAAAAAGGGCGACAGCGTGTCGCTGATCGGCTTCGGCACCTTCGCCGTGACCAAGCGCGCTGCGCGCACCGGCCGCAACCCCCGCACCGGAGCCGCCATCAAGATCAAGGCCGCCAAGATCCCGAAGTTCCGTCCGGGCAAGGGTCTCAAAGACGCCATCAAGTAA
- the pgsA gene encoding CDP-diacylglycerol--glycerol-3-phosphate 3-phosphatidyltransferase, with product MSLRALNLPTLLTWARVAAIPLVVGVYFLPTDWMTLPERNLTATILFILSAITDWLDGYLARKWNQTSAFGAFLDPVADKLMVSAALLILLQLGRVDALVTLIIIGREIAISALREWMAQIGQSRRVAVSYVGKVKTAVQMVAIPFLLFGGTLFGVVDTVLIGQWLIWAAAVLTLWSMQYYFRIALAGMKLT from the coding sequence ATGTCTTTGCGTGCGCTCAATCTGCCGACGCTGCTCACCTGGGCGCGCGTGGCGGCCATTCCGCTGGTCGTCGGGGTGTATTTCCTGCCCACCGACTGGATGACCCTGCCCGAGCGCAACCTCACCGCGACCATTTTGTTCATTCTCAGCGCCATCACCGACTGGCTCGACGGCTATCTGGCGCGTAAATGGAACCAGACCTCCGCATTCGGCGCCTTTCTCGACCCGGTGGCCGACAAGCTGATGGTCTCTGCGGCCCTGCTCATCCTGCTGCAGCTCGGGCGCGTCGATGCCCTGGTGACGCTCATCATCATCGGCCGTGAAATCGCCATCTCCGCGCTGCGCGAATGGATGGCGCAAATTGGTCAGTCGCGTCGGGTGGCGGTGAGCTATGTCGGCAAGGTCAAGACGGCCGTGCAGATGGTGGCCATCCCCTTTTTGCTATTCGGCGGAACCCTGTTCGGTGTGGTGGACACGGTGCTGATCGGCCAGTGGCTGATCTGGGCGGCGGCAGTGCTCACCCTCTGGTCCATGCAGTATTACTTCCGCATTGCTCTGGCGGGGATGAAATTGACGTGA
- a CDS encoding tartrate dehydrogenase, translated as MNASPSASPLRIAVLAGDGIGQEVVPEGLRVLDAAARRFGIALQLDHFDFASCDYYLRHGEMLPANWKEQIGGHDAILFGAVGWPQTVPDHVSLWGSLLQFRREFDQYVNLRPAKLMPGVHAPLIKRDGSAYAPGEIDMLIVRENTEGEYSSIGGRMFAGTEREVVIQETVMSRIGVDRVLRYAFELARSRPRKHLTSATKSNGISITMPYWDERVQAMSADYPDVMRDQFHIDILTAHFVQRPHTFDVVVASNLFGDILSDLGPACCGTIGIAPSANLNPERRFPSLFEPVHGSAPDIAGKGIANPIAQIWSAALMLDFLGHREAHDAILRAIETVLAPKSGAPRTPDLGGTATTADLGRAVAECI; from the coding sequence ATGAATGCAAGCCCATCGGCTTCGCCTCTGCGCATCGCCGTTCTGGCCGGTGACGGCATCGGGCAAGAGGTTGTGCCCGAAGGCCTGCGGGTGCTCGACGCGGCGGCCCGCCGTTTTGGCATCGCCCTGCAACTCGATCATTTCGACTTCGCCTCATGCGACTATTACCTGCGACATGGTGAGATGCTGCCCGCGAACTGGAAGGAGCAGATCGGCGGCCATGACGCGATTTTGTTTGGCGCCGTCGGCTGGCCGCAAACCGTGCCCGATCACGTCTCACTGTGGGGATCGTTGCTGCAATTCCGGCGTGAGTTCGATCAGTATGTCAATCTGCGTCCGGCAAAGTTGATGCCCGGCGTGCATGCGCCGCTGATCAAGCGAGACGGCAGCGCCTACGCGCCGGGCGAGATCGACATGCTGATCGTGCGCGAAAACACCGAGGGCGAATACTCCAGCATCGGCGGGCGCATGTTTGCCGGCACCGAGCGCGAAGTGGTCATCCAGGAAACGGTGATGAGCCGCATCGGCGTGGACCGCGTGCTGCGCTACGCCTTCGAGCTGGCACGCAGCCGACCGCGCAAACACCTCACCTCCGCCACCAAATCCAACGGCATTTCCATCACCATGCCCTACTGGGACGAGCGGGTGCAGGCGATGTCAGCTGACTATCCCGATGTGATGCGCGATCAGTTTCACATCGACATTCTCACCGCGCATTTCGTGCAACGCCCTCACACGTTTGATGTGGTGGTGGCGAGCAATCTGTTCGGCGACATCCTCTCCGATCTCGGGCCCGCGTGCTGCGGCACCATCGGCATTGCGCCCTCGGCCAATCTCAACCCGGAGCGGCGCTTTCCCTCCTTGTTCGAGCCGGTGCATGGTTCCGCCCCAGACATCGCAGGAAAAGGCATTGCTAATCCTATCGCCCAAATCTGGAGCGCAGCGTTGATGCTTGACTTCCTGGGCCACCGCGAAGCGCACGACGCCATATTGCGGGCCATAGAAACCGTGCTCGCGCCCAAGAGCGGCGCACCGCGCACCCCCGATCTCGGCGGAACCGCGACCACAGCCGATCTGGGCCGGGCGGTGGCCGAATGCATTTAA
- a CDS encoding sensor histidine kinase, whose product MQPTAGLSETGPHKRTLRQQTLRAMLVLVLLLELAFAGVALLFVLMPMAQRSADDLAGLMVLSAQTWAELPPQTRPAFQQELHNRYRLSLLPDMQPPADNGMTHGLYIGFVEQSLQQRTGHAVYFRQQTDAQGHIWLWTSIPAGGRDIGVGFDTGRIQTQPIRALLIGLALTLPLSFLLALWWARRISRPLVSMEQAAAGLARGDTPQRLSQSGPREIANLAAHFNQMAERIDALLQARTTLLVGVSHDLRSPLARIRLALELQRMAPTPERLDQIERDVLAMDRLIGEVLALARGLRAQAAEDLVLKPWLQERLQMHDEWATSRGATLGVQCPDDLHAWVDDAALQRVVDNFLTNAVHYAAGPITLQAGPGSSPGRVRIAVLDRGPGVPADQLDAVFAPFTRLDSARTPGHGSGLGLAIARQLAQQHGWEVGLQQRDGGGLIAWVEAPVSPIHLV is encoded by the coding sequence ATGCAGCCCACTGCAGGACTGAGCGAAACCGGACCGCACAAGCGCACGCTGCGGCAGCAGACGTTGCGGGCGATGCTGGTACTGGTGTTGCTCCTGGAGCTGGCATTTGCCGGGGTCGCGCTGCTGTTCGTGCTCATGCCCATGGCGCAGCGCTCGGCAGACGATCTCGCGGGTCTCATGGTGCTGTCCGCGCAAACTTGGGCAGAACTGCCTCCGCAAACCCGCCCGGCGTTTCAGCAAGAGCTGCACAACCGCTATCGTCTCAGCCTGTTGCCCGATATGCAGCCGCCTGCCGACAACGGCATGACGCACGGGCTTTACATCGGCTTTGTTGAACAGTCTCTGCAGCAACGCACCGGGCATGCGGTGTATTTCCGTCAGCAGACCGACGCGCAGGGACACATCTGGCTCTGGACCAGCATTCCCGCAGGCGGGCGCGACATCGGCGTGGGGTTCGATACCGGCCGCATCCAGACGCAACCCATCCGAGCCCTGTTGATCGGTCTCGCCCTGACCTTGCCGCTGTCGTTTCTGCTGGCCTTGTGGTGGGCGCGGCGCATTTCGCGGCCGCTGGTGTCCATGGAGCAGGCCGCAGCCGGGCTGGCGCGCGGCGATACCCCGCAGCGTTTGTCGCAGTCGGGGCCGCGTGAAATCGCCAACCTTGCGGCGCATTTCAATCAAATGGCCGAACGTATCGACGCCTTGCTGCAGGCGCGCACGACGCTGCTTGTCGGCGTATCGCACGATCTGCGCTCGCCCCTGGCGCGCATCCGTCTGGCGCTGGAACTGCAACGCATGGCGCCCACTCCCGAACGGCTCGACCAGATCGAGCGCGATGTTCTGGCGATGGACCGGCTGATCGGCGAGGTGCTTGCCCTCGCTCGCGGCCTGCGAGCGCAAGCCGCAGAAGACCTCGTCTTGAAGCCCTGGTTGCAAGAACGATTGCAGATGCACGATGAATGGGCGACATCACGCGGTGCAACCCTCGGCGTGCAATGCCCGGACGATCTGCACGCGTGGGTGGATGACGCGGCCTTGCAGCGCGTGGTGGACAATTTTCTGACCAACGCGGTGCACTACGCCGCAGGCCCCATCACCTTGCAGGCGGGGCCGGGCAGTTCACCCGGCCGGGTCCGTATTGCCGTGCTTGACCGCGGCCCCGGCGTTCCCGCCGATCAGCTCGACGCGGTATTTGCGCCCTTCACCCGGCTCGATTCTGCCCGCACGCCGGGGCACGGCTCCGGCCTGGGTCTGGCCATCGCAAGGCAATTGGCGCAGCAGCACGGCTGGGAGGTTGGACTGCAGCAGCGTGACGGCGGGGGGTTGATCGCCTGGGTGGAGGCGCCGGTGTCGCCCATCCATTTAGTCTGA